A window of the Cicer arietinum cultivar CDC Frontier isolate Library 1 chromosome 6, Cicar.CDCFrontier_v2.0, whole genome shotgun sequence genome harbors these coding sequences:
- the LOC101509012 gene encoding WEB family protein At2g38370-like isoform X2 — MEMPNAIMNRAEPGSKESRLRAEIDTSVPFESVKEAVTRFGGVGYWKPILHHNNNNDNINLITPQQNTEELDAGKLEEQAMVLEKELILKERETLDVLKELECTKRLVENLKSKLQAEESESNLNIKMSLCDDKEHEKEEEKENQVNHVPYNSTTPGLILRELKQAKLNLNRTTNDIADVRASVESLNKKLEKERMSLEKTRERLTQNSSKITSLEEELNHTRLKLQVVKDAENKSELDDPSDITIELQRLSSEAEHFKKMGEVAKSEVLRAMSDIEQTKVMIRTSEIRLVAARKMKEAARAAEAAALSEIKALSYHENSLGDCVEKHDGGVTLSFEEYTALTCKARDAEEQSKKRVFDAMLQVDEANLSKKDVLKRVEEATEEVKTSKKALEEAFERVEAANRGKLEVEEALRIWRSESHKRRSSIYNNYTKFKNPCPHRRDTQLFNENGMNVVDDEDKPVLKPTLSIGQILRRKLMAWEDFEDGMIRERSSMKRKVSLGQMLGKHNYDPCFEFDRQVEKENGQKQFSAKRKKFGFARFSLLLTKQPKKKPTLNLR, encoded by the exons aTGGAAATGCCTAATGCGATTATGAACCGGGCCGAACCGGGTTCGAAGGAGAGCCGTTTAAGAGCGGAGATCGATACTTCAGTGCCGTTTGAGTCTGTGAAAGAAGCTGTTACTCGATTCGGAGGTGTTGGTTACTGGAAACCTATTCTccatcataataataataatgacaatATTAACCTCATCACTCCTCAG CAAAACACAGAAGAGCTTGATGCTGGAAAATTGGAGGAGCAAGCAATGGTATTGGAGAAAGAACTCATCCTGAAAGAAAGGGAAACTCTTGATGTTTTAAAAGAGTTGGAATGTACCAAAAGGCTTGTGGAAAATTTGAAATCAAAGCTACAAGCAGAAGAATCTGAATCAAATTTGAACATtaagatgagtttatgtgatgataaggAGCatgagaaagaagaagaaaaggaaaaccAAGTGAATCATGTTCCTTATAATTCAACAACTCCAGGTTTAATATTAAGGGAATTGAAGCAAGCGAAATTGAATCTCAACCGAACCACAAACGATATTGCTGATGTTCGAGCTTCTGTCGAATCACTCAATAAGAAATTAGAGAAGGAAAGAATGTCACTCGAGAAAACCCGTGAGAGGTTAACTCAAAACTCTTCAAAAATAACTTCTTTAGAGGAAGAGCTGAACCATACAAGACTTAAACTGCAAGTGGTGAAAGATGCTGAAAACAAAAGCGAATTGGATGACCCTTCTGATATTACGATAGAGCTTCAAAGATTGAGTTCCGAGGCAGAACATTTCAAGAAAATGGGAGAAGTTGCAAAATCAGAAGTGTTGAGAGCAATGTCTGATATTGAACAGACAAAAGTTATGATAAGAACATCTGAAATAAGGTTGGTTGCTGCTAGAAAAATGAAGGAAGCTGCCAGAGCAGCCGAAGCTGCCGCACTTTCGGAGATAAAAGCTTTATCTTATCATGAAAATTCACTTGGAGATTGTGTGGAAAAGCATGATGGAGGAGTCACTCTTTCTTTTGAAGAGTATACTGCTCTAACCTGCAAAGCTCGAGACGCCGAGGAACAATCTAAGAAGAGAGTTTTTGATGCTATGCTTCAAGTTGATGAagcaaatttatcaaaaaaggaTGTTTTGAAAAGGGTGGAGGAAGCCACAGAAGAAGTTAAAACAAGCAAGAAGGCGCTTGAAGAAGCTTTCGAAAGGGTAGAGGCTGCAAATAGAGGGAAGCTAGAAGTTGAAGAGGCTTTAAGGATTTGGCGGTCCGAGAGTCATAAAAGGCGATCATCGATATATAATAACTATACAAAGTTTAAAAACCCTTGTCCCCATCGGAGAGACACTCAGTTATTCAATGAAAATGGGATGAATGTtgttgatgatgaagataaacCGGTTCTAAAGCCAACTTTATCTATAGGACAAATATTGAGGAGGAAACTGATGGCGTGGGAAGATTTTGAAGATGGGATGATTAGAGAAAGAAGCTCAATGAAACGGAAAGTGTCGTTGGGTCAGATGCTTGGTAAACACAACTATGATCCATGCTTTGAATTTGATAGGCAAGTTGAGAAAGAAAATGGTCAGAAACAGTTTTCTGCTAAGAGAAAGAAATTTGGATTTGCTAGATTCTCCCTTCTTTTGACAAAACAACCAAAGAAGAAGCCAACTCTTAACTTGAGGTGA
- the LOC101509012 gene encoding WEB family protein At2g38370-like isoform X1 — protein MEMPNAIMNRAEPGSKESRLRAEIDTSVPFESVKEAVTRFGGVGYWKPILHHNNNNDNINLITPQQQNTEELDAGKLEEQAMVLEKELILKERETLDVLKELECTKRLVENLKSKLQAEESESNLNIKMSLCDDKEHEKEEEKENQVNHVPYNSTTPGLILRELKQAKLNLNRTTNDIADVRASVESLNKKLEKERMSLEKTRERLTQNSSKITSLEEELNHTRLKLQVVKDAENKSELDDPSDITIELQRLSSEAEHFKKMGEVAKSEVLRAMSDIEQTKVMIRTSEIRLVAARKMKEAARAAEAAALSEIKALSYHENSLGDCVEKHDGGVTLSFEEYTALTCKARDAEEQSKKRVFDAMLQVDEANLSKKDVLKRVEEATEEVKTSKKALEEAFERVEAANRGKLEVEEALRIWRSESHKRRSSIYNNYTKFKNPCPHRRDTQLFNENGMNVVDDEDKPVLKPTLSIGQILRRKLMAWEDFEDGMIRERSSMKRKVSLGQMLGKHNYDPCFEFDRQVEKENGQKQFSAKRKKFGFARFSLLLTKQPKKKPTLNLR, from the exons aTGGAAATGCCTAATGCGATTATGAACCGGGCCGAACCGGGTTCGAAGGAGAGCCGTTTAAGAGCGGAGATCGATACTTCAGTGCCGTTTGAGTCTGTGAAAGAAGCTGTTACTCGATTCGGAGGTGTTGGTTACTGGAAACCTATTCTccatcataataataataatgacaatATTAACCTCATCACTCCTCAG CAGCAAAACACAGAAGAGCTTGATGCTGGAAAATTGGAGGAGCAAGCAATGGTATTGGAGAAAGAACTCATCCTGAAAGAAAGGGAAACTCTTGATGTTTTAAAAGAGTTGGAATGTACCAAAAGGCTTGTGGAAAATTTGAAATCAAAGCTACAAGCAGAAGAATCTGAATCAAATTTGAACATtaagatgagtttatgtgatgataaggAGCatgagaaagaagaagaaaaggaaaaccAAGTGAATCATGTTCCTTATAATTCAACAACTCCAGGTTTAATATTAAGGGAATTGAAGCAAGCGAAATTGAATCTCAACCGAACCACAAACGATATTGCTGATGTTCGAGCTTCTGTCGAATCACTCAATAAGAAATTAGAGAAGGAAAGAATGTCACTCGAGAAAACCCGTGAGAGGTTAACTCAAAACTCTTCAAAAATAACTTCTTTAGAGGAAGAGCTGAACCATACAAGACTTAAACTGCAAGTGGTGAAAGATGCTGAAAACAAAAGCGAATTGGATGACCCTTCTGATATTACGATAGAGCTTCAAAGATTGAGTTCCGAGGCAGAACATTTCAAGAAAATGGGAGAAGTTGCAAAATCAGAAGTGTTGAGAGCAATGTCTGATATTGAACAGACAAAAGTTATGATAAGAACATCTGAAATAAGGTTGGTTGCTGCTAGAAAAATGAAGGAAGCTGCCAGAGCAGCCGAAGCTGCCGCACTTTCGGAGATAAAAGCTTTATCTTATCATGAAAATTCACTTGGAGATTGTGTGGAAAAGCATGATGGAGGAGTCACTCTTTCTTTTGAAGAGTATACTGCTCTAACCTGCAAAGCTCGAGACGCCGAGGAACAATCTAAGAAGAGAGTTTTTGATGCTATGCTTCAAGTTGATGAagcaaatttatcaaaaaaggaTGTTTTGAAAAGGGTGGAGGAAGCCACAGAAGAAGTTAAAACAAGCAAGAAGGCGCTTGAAGAAGCTTTCGAAAGGGTAGAGGCTGCAAATAGAGGGAAGCTAGAAGTTGAAGAGGCTTTAAGGATTTGGCGGTCCGAGAGTCATAAAAGGCGATCATCGATATATAATAACTATACAAAGTTTAAAAACCCTTGTCCCCATCGGAGAGACACTCAGTTATTCAATGAAAATGGGATGAATGTtgttgatgatgaagataaacCGGTTCTAAAGCCAACTTTATCTATAGGACAAATATTGAGGAGGAAACTGATGGCGTGGGAAGATTTTGAAGATGGGATGATTAGAGAAAGAAGCTCAATGAAACGGAAAGTGTCGTTGGGTCAGATGCTTGGTAAACACAACTATGATCCATGCTTTGAATTTGATAGGCAAGTTGAGAAAGAAAATGGTCAGAAACAGTTTTCTGCTAAGAGAAAGAAATTTGGATTTGCTAGATTCTCCCTTCTTTTGACAAAACAACCAAAGAAGAAGCCAACTCTTAACTTGAGGTGA